A section of the Methanoregula formicica SMSP genome encodes:
- a CDS encoding undecaprenyl diphosphate synthase family protein, with product MIYWLYAQLLRRQIVDLPEQVCFMISGEDLAGAPESLFAVTSWCNAISAYVTAHGPAGAHGIRHLMFHIAAPDPEQIDSLLPAIRKIGTIAHVSLHAGSREETGGSGMDVVVAVGKSGREEITECIRKMARDNVPPETVDEKVIESYLTFQYAPDVVIKSGGDHLTDFLIWQSVYSELFFSDVNWAHFREVDFLRILRDYQARVRRFGK from the coding sequence ATGATCTACTGGCTCTATGCGCAGCTGCTTAGGCGGCAGATTGTGGACCTGCCGGAACAGGTCTGTTTCATGATCAGCGGGGAGGACCTTGCCGGAGCGCCCGAATCGCTCTTTGCTGTCACCTCGTGGTGCAACGCGATCTCGGCCTACGTGACAGCGCACGGCCCGGCTGGCGCACACGGGATACGTCACCTGATGTTCCACATCGCCGCACCGGACCCGGAGCAGATCGATTCGCTCCTTCCGGCCATCCGGAAGATCGGCACGATTGCACACGTAAGCCTCCATGCCGGCAGCCGCGAAGAGACCGGCGGGAGCGGGATGGATGTTGTCGTTGCCGTGGGCAAGAGCGGGAGGGAAGAGATCACGGAGTGCATCCGGAAGATGGCACGGGACAATGTTCCTCCGGAGACCGTGGACGAGAAGGTGATCGAGTCCTACCTGACCTTCCAGTACGCCCCCGATGTCGTGATCAAGAGCGGCGGGGACCACCTCACGGATTTTTTGATCTGGCAGTCCGTGTACTCGGAGCTCTTCTTCTCGGACGTGAACTGGGCGCACTTCCGCGAGGTGGATTTCCTCCGGATCCTGCGGGACTACCAGGCGCGTGTCCGCCGGTTCGGGAAATAA